The following nucleotide sequence is from Paenibacillus andongensis.
TTCTGAGGAAGCTGTCCTCGAAGCTATCATGTTCGGACATGATGAAATCCGTAAGATTGTCGCGGTAATTGAAGAATTGGTTGAACAAGCGGGTAAACCGAAAATGGAAGTTAAACTCCATACGGTTGATGCCGAAGTAAATCGTGCAGTTCGTGAATTTGCTCAAGCTAGATTAGTTGATGCGATTAAAATTCCTGAGAAGCATGCTAGACAAGAAGCAATCGATGTTGTGAATGCCGAAGCTGTGGAACATTTTACTGCTTTGTATGCAGAAACTCCGGGCTTACTAGGTGACGTGAAAGAAACGCTGTATGATATCGTTAAAGAAGAAGTACGTCGTTTGATCACGCATGATAAAGTAAGACCAGATGGACGTAAACCAGAAGAAATTCGTCCAATTGATTGTGATATTGATTTGTTACCGCGTACTCACGGTTCAGGCTTGTTCACGCGTGGACAAACACAAGCACTTAGCATCTGTACATTAGGCGCTTTAGGCGATGTTCAAATATTAGATGGTTTGGATCTTACAGAAACGAAACGTTTCATGCATCACTACAATTTCCCTCCGTTTTCCGTTGGGGAAGCAAGACCACTGCGTCCACCAGGTCGTCGTGAAATCGGACATGGTGCGTTAGGGGAGAGAGCCCTTGAGCCAATCATCCCTAATGAAGTTCAATTCCCTTACACAATTCGTCTCGTGTCAGAAGTGTTGGAATCGAACGGTTCAACATCCCAGGCGAGTATTTGTGCAAGTACACTTGCTCTTATGGATGCTGGTGTTCCGATTAAAGCTCCGGTTGCTGGTATTGCGATGGGTCTGATCAAAGACGGAGATCATTTCTCCATTCTATCCGATATTCAGGGTATGGAAGATCACCTTGGCGATATGGACTTTAAAGTTGCAGGTACAGCTGAAGGTATTACAGCCCTGCAAATGGATATCAAAATCGATGGGATTGATCGCAGCATCCTGCAGCAATCTTTGCAACAAGCCAAAGAAGGCCGGTTGCACATTTTGGGTAAAATGGTTTCTCGTATTTCTGAGCCTAAGAAAGCTCTTTCCAAATACGCACCTAAGATTCTTACAATGAACATCAATCCGGACAAAATCCGTGATGTTATTGGTGCAGGCGGTAAAATCATCAATAAAATTATTGAAGAAACCGGCGTAAAAATTGATATCGAACAAGATGGCCGTGTATTCATCGCATCATCCAATCAAGAGATGAATGAAAAAGCACGTTCTATCATCGAAGGCATCGTACGCGAGGTTATTGTGGGTGAAACTTACCTAGGAACAGTAAAACGCGTTGAGAAATTCGGGGCATTCGTAGAAATTTTGCCTGGTAAAGAAGGTTTGGTTCATATTTCACAAATTTCCACAGAGCGTGTAGCAAAAGTGGAAGACGTAGTGAATATTGGCGATCAAATCACCGTTAAAGTAACCGAGATTGACCAACAAGGAAGAGTGAATCTTTCTCGCAAAGCAACACTAACTTCGCAAGTCCCGGCTCAAACCTAAGCCGCGAGACTTGTGAAGTCCCTTTTTAAATAGTTTTGGATAAAGAGTCAGATCAATCTGTCTCTTTTTTGCATTTTAGTCATAGCTGGACATGCCTCGTTCTACTCTTGTCCTTTCCTGCATAAAATCAGGACATAGGAAGGGGGATCGGTGTATGCTCCACAAAAAATGGCTTCTTCTTGGAAGTTTTTTTGCTATGGTTTTGCTTACATTGGATGCAATCCCTAGCATAGGAACTTATATTATTGCAGTGAAAAATAATCAAAGCTCGTATCTGGCAGATTTCAATTGGATGGACGAAGAAGCACTCCCGGTCTTTGCCTCTGCGTCTTTAAATTCAACCGAACAAAAGAAGTCAAAGATAAGCATTTTACTAGAAACGATTATGAAAGAAGCTGAAAAACGAAAGATTCCCCCTATTAACGCCAAACTTGATCCTGTTTGGAAAGCTATTCCTGGTTATAATGGCTTGGAAGTCGATATTGAGGAGACGCTCAAGCTTGCAGAGCATCATTTAACGCCGAATAAAATCAATTATGTAATGAAGGAAGTACAGCCTAGTATTCAATTGAACGATCTCGGTCCGAATCCGATTTATAAAGGAAATCCCAAGAAGCCTATGGCTTCTTTAATGATCAATGTTGCTTGGGGAAATGAGTATTTGCCAAGTATGCTAGAGACTCTCCGCAAAGAAAATGTACATGCGACATTCTTTTTGGATGGGTCGTGGCTAAAGAAGAACGTGGAAATGGCCAAAAAGATCCAAAGTGAGGGGCATGAAATATCTAATCACGCTTACTCTCACAAAGATATGAGAAGTATAACGCGTAGTAAAGCTGTTGAAGAAATTTCAAAAACAGAGGATTTGTTGAAGCAGGAGCTTGGTGTGAAAAACATGCTTTTTGCGCCTCCTTCGGGATATTTTAACCAAGAAACGGTTCAAGTTGCTTCGGAGTTCAATCTGCAGACTGTACTTTGGACTTTTGATACGGTAGATTGGAAAAATCCAGGAGCTGAGCGAATCCTTCAACGGTTATCGACAAGCGTCGAGCCTGGTTCACTTATTTTGATGCACCCAACGACCTCATCCAAGGATGCATTGCCAGGCATGATCCGTATGATTAAAAATAAAGGATTGACGATTGGCACTGTATCTGAGCTTTTATCCTCAAAACGTGTTGCTGAAGCAGGTCAAATCGCGAATTAATCGATGAATCAGCTCGAAAGTTGAGTCGCTCACACATTTTTGTTAGACTGAGTAAGTATAATTTGGGAATAGGACTTTAGGTGTTACAATTCGAGGAGGAACCTTGGTGATCAAATATCGCTTACATAATGGCTTGAGAGTCGTCATGGAACAAATTCCTACGTTTCGATCAGTAACGTTCGGGATTTGGGTGAAGACGGGCTCGCGTAATGAGTCTCAAGATAAGAACGGCATTTCGCATTTTATTGAACACATGTTATTCAAAGGGACAGAGCGCCATTCAGCCAAAGATATCGCGGAGATATTTGATGGAATCGGAGGTAATGTGAATGCATTCACCTCCAAAGAGTATACATGCTATTATGCAAAGGTTCTTGATGATCATTTGCCTCTTGCCATGGATATGCTTTCGGACATGTTTTTCCATTCTGCTTTTGATGAGAGTGAGTTAGAAAAAGAGAAGAATGTCATATATGAAGAGATCTCTATGTATGAAGATACACCGGACGATTTGGTTCATGATTTATTGGCCAAAGCTTCGTATGGCTCACATCCGCTAGGGTATACGATCCTTGGAACCCAGGACAATTTATCGGAAATGAAATCGGATGATCTGCGTAACTATATGAAGCAATATTATAATACGGAAAATACGGTTCTTAGCATCGCTGGCAATATTGATGATAGTGTGCGCGAGCTTATTGAGAAGCATTTCGGTGAATTCGCTCAAACGGGTGTGGAAACAAGTTATGATGCACCGGATTTCCTTGGAGAACTGATTTTCCATGCGAAAAAAACGGAACAAAATCACATCTGTCTATCGCTTCCAGGTCTATCGCTTCAAGA
It contains:
- a CDS encoding polysaccharide deacetylase family protein, which translates into the protein MLHKKWLLLGSFFAMVLLTLDAIPSIGTYIIAVKNNQSSYLADFNWMDEEALPVFASASLNSTEQKKSKISILLETIMKEAEKRKIPPINAKLDPVWKAIPGYNGLEVDIEETLKLAEHHLTPNKINYVMKEVQPSIQLNDLGPNPIYKGNPKKPMASLMINVAWGNEYLPSMLETLRKENVHATFFLDGSWLKKNVEMAKKIQSEGHEISNHAYSHKDMRSITRSKAVEEISKTEDLLKQELGVKNMLFAPPSGYFNQETVQVASEFNLQTVLWTFDTVDWKNPGAERILQRLSTSVEPGSLILMHPTTSSKDALPGMIRMIKNKGLTIGTVSELLSSKRVAEAGQIAN
- a CDS encoding M16 family metallopeptidase, producing the protein MIKYRLHNGLRVVMEQIPTFRSVTFGIWVKTGSRNESQDKNGISHFIEHMLFKGTERHSAKDIAEIFDGIGGNVNAFTSKEYTCYYAKVLDDHLPLAMDMLSDMFFHSAFDESELEKEKNVIYEEISMYEDTPDDLVHDLLAKASYGSHPLGYTILGTQDNLSEMKSDDLRNYMKQYYNTENTVLSIAGNIDDSVRELIEKHFGEFAQTGVETSYDAPDFLGELIFHAKKTEQNHICLSLPGLSLQEENLYPMVLLNNAIGGGMSSRLFQEIREKRGLAYSVYSYHSSHIDSGMFTIYTGTAPKQTEEVLKVTMELLHDIAVKGMTDSELKKGKEQLKGSLILSLESTSSRMNRFGKNELMTGKHYSLDEMIERIEGVQMEDIRQLTKTLFGTPFALSMVGNSDDVINGFRRDQLVSL
- the pnp gene encoding polyribonucleotide nucleotidyltransferase, which encodes MEKRVQMELGGKPFILETGRLAKQANAAVTVRYGDTVVLCTVTASSGPKDLDFFPLTVNYEERLYSVGKIPGGFIKREGRPSEKAILASRLTDRPIRPLFPEGFRNDVQIVSIVMSVDQECPPEMAAMIGTSAALAISDVPFNGPVGGVIVGRVDGQFVINPTGETAEKSDLHLTVAGTKDAIMMVEAGANEVSEEAVLEAIMFGHDEIRKIVAVIEELVEQAGKPKMEVKLHTVDAEVNRAVREFAQARLVDAIKIPEKHARQEAIDVVNAEAVEHFTALYAETPGLLGDVKETLYDIVKEEVRRLITHDKVRPDGRKPEEIRPIDCDIDLLPRTHGSGLFTRGQTQALSICTLGALGDVQILDGLDLTETKRFMHHYNFPPFSVGEARPLRPPGRREIGHGALGERALEPIIPNEVQFPYTIRLVSEVLESNGSTSQASICASTLALMDAGVPIKAPVAGIAMGLIKDGDHFSILSDIQGMEDHLGDMDFKVAGTAEGITALQMDIKIDGIDRSILQQSLQQAKEGRLHILGKMVSRISEPKKALSKYAPKILTMNINPDKIRDVIGAGGKIINKIIEETGVKIDIEQDGRVFIASSNQEMNEKARSIIEGIVREVIVGETYLGTVKRVEKFGAFVEILPGKEGLVHISQISTERVAKVEDVVNIGDQITVKVTEIDQQGRVNLSRKATLTSQVPAQT